In Pithys albifrons albifrons isolate INPA30051 chromosome 6, PitAlb_v1, whole genome shotgun sequence, a single genomic region encodes these proteins:
- the MAPK1IP1L gene encoding MAPK-interacting and spindle-stabilizing protein-like — protein sequence MSGTDDFSLADALPDQSPAKTSKVSSSKPGQGQPPQGWPASNPWNNPSAPPMTPTGLPPNTSASSVPFGPPPTGMYPSMPPGPPAPFPPPPTGPSCPPPGGPYPPPTVPGPVPPGQYPPPNMPFPELPRPYGGPTEPAAPPAPVGPWGSMPSGAWGPTMGGQYPAPSMPYPPPGPYSAPTQTPGAAPTVPWGTVPPGTWGPSPPGPFPPPTGSYPAPGLYPTPPNPFQVPSGPAGAPSMPGGPHPYR from the exons ATGTCTGGAACTGATGATTTTTCG TTGGCAGATGCTTTACCAGACCAGTCTCCTGCTAAAACCTCCAAAGTGAGCAGCAGCAAGCCTGGCCAGGGGCAGCCCCCGCAGGGCTGGCCGGCTTCCAACCCTTGGAATAACCCCAGTGCCCCCCCTATGACACCAACGGGACTGCCTCCGAACACCTCCGCTTCCAGCGTGCCATTCGGACCTCCTCCCACGGGAATGTATCCTTCAATGCCCCCGGGACCGCCTGCtccatttcctcctcctcctaccggaccctcctgccctcctcctgGTGGTCCATATCCACCCCCAACTGTGCCAGGTCCTGTCCCGCCAGGGCAGTATCCGCCGCCAAACATGCCCTTTCCAGAGCTTCCAAGACCTTACGGAGGTCCAACAGAGCCAGCGGCGCCTCCTGCTCCTGTTGGGCCATGGGGATCCATGCCCTCCGGAGCATGGGGACCAACAATGGGAGGGCAGTATCCTGCTCCCAGCATGCCATATCCACCCCCAGGGCCATATTCCGCTCCCACCCAGACTCCGGGGGCCGCGCCGACGGTGCCGTGGGGGACGGTCCCGCCGGGGACGTGGGGACCTTCACCGCCAGGGCCATTCCCTCCACCCACAGGATCATATCCAGCTCCAGGACTATATCCTACACCCCCTAATCCTTTTCAAGTGCCATCTGGTCCTGCTGGTGCTCCGTCAATGCCTGGTGGGCCCCAT CCTTATCGTTGA
- the LGALS3 gene encoding galectin-3, whose amino-acid sequence MSDGFSLSDALSNSNNPAPCAPPAQGWPSWGNQPLAPGAFPAYPGAPGAYPGAPGAYPGAPGAYPGAPGAYPGAPGAYPGAPGAYPGAPGAFPGAPAAPAAPGPSPAPAQPPSAPGFGPSPPQGGPAPPQGGPAPPMKVPFELPLQAGLVPRLLITITGTVNSNPDRFSLDFKRGNDVAFHFNPRFNEDHRKVIVCNSKFQDVWGKEERTAPRFPFEAGKPFKLQVLCETDHFKVAANDAHLLQYNFREKRLNEITKLCIAGDIALTSVMPTMI is encoded by the exons atgtCGGACGGTTTCTCT tTATCTGATGCCTTGTCCAACAGCAACAACCCGgcgccctgtgcccccccagcccagggctggccctCCTGGGGGAACCAGCCCCTGGCTCCTGGGGCATTCCCGGCGTATCCCGGCGCTCCAGGGGCCTATCCGGGAGCACCAGGAGCCTATCCAGGAGCACCAGGGGCCTAtcctggagcaccaggagcgTATCCTGGAGCACCAGGGGCCTAtcctggagcaccaggagcatatccaggagcaccaggagcatTCCCTGGAGCACCAGCAGCGCCAGCAGCACCTGGGccatctcctgccccagcacaacCACCCAGTGCCCCTGGATTTGGGCCTTCTCCTCCACAGGGAGGACCAGCTCCTCCACAGGGAGGACCAGCTCCTCCAATG AAAGTGCCCTttgagctgcccctgcaggcaGGGCTCGTCCCTCGGCTGCTCATCACCATCACTGGGACAGTGAACTCCAACCCAGACAG GTTTTCACTGGATTTCAAGAGAGGGAATGATGTTGCCTTCCACTTCAACCCCCGTTTCAATGAAGACCACAGGAAAGTCATCGTCTGCAACTCAAAGTTCCAAGATgtctgggggaaggaggagagaacAGCTCCCAGATTTCCATTTGAAGCTGGAAAACCCTTCAAG CTCCAGGTCCTCTGCGAGACAGATCACTTCAAGGTGGCTGCCAATGATGCTCACCTGCTGCAGTACAACTTCCGTGAGAAGAGGCTAAACGAGATCACCAAGCTCTGCATTGCAGGCGACATCGCCCTCACCAGCGTCATGCCCACCATGATTTAG